The genomic stretch TTATATCCTAAGCTGAATAATGGCCCTGGTGGTTTTCTGCAATTTTCTGTTCTCCAGGGAAATACGCAGAAGGTAAATGCACATGAAATTCATCATTAGCCATTGTCATGGCTAAAGACAAGACACTTACTGAAAGAAGCAGACACTGACTGTCCTGCATTGACTGCCCCCTCCATTATGTGCATTGAAACAGCTGGATTAACAAAAGGAAACCTAGGCAAGTATGAGGCCTCCAAGAAGAATTTAGCACTTTGGTGTCACATAGATTACTCACTGCCATTTAATGTTGCTTTGATGAACTTCTGTGACAGTTTAAAGTGGAAATCTTATTCTAAGGAGAAAACAATGAATTCACCTTTTTTGGTTTAAAAATTTCTACAGCTTCCAACCCCCTCCAAAAATGGCCTCAAGCACAGACTAAAGTGAACTATGTAATGTCTGACCAGAAAATCAACGCCCCAAATGAGTCTGTTCATTGAGGACCTGAATACAATACATATTTTGTGATTTTATTTGAATGAGAAATGCAACAGGTCCCTCAAGCTGTTTATTAGCTGCTAATGGATTATAAAATTTCCAAATAGCATTTTTGTCCCCAGTTAAAATCATGAAAATCATGCCTCTCCGCATCTGACTtcttctccactgcatctgctgCCAGGGACACGCTGCTTCACTCTAAAGGCTCAAGGCTTCTCAAGCCATGTAATGCAACTGAAGACAAATATTTTGCACCATGGTAAAAGTCCCTTAAATAGTTAGgaatttcattaaaatatcTGTGCTGAGTTTCCGTGAAGAAAAAGATCACAACATTCTGGATTGATTTGTGTGATTAAGTCCAGAACGAAAAAATCTTTCCTGTTGGCTCTCTAACAAAAAACATACGTCACTGTCCAACACTTCCAGACAAAGGAAATCATTGAGCAGTTCTAAGAGCAAAGATGGGCTTGTAAGTATAGAATCTGTGCTGGAATTGTTATCAGGCAAAGTCAACACAAAGCTATTTACTGGCACAGGGCTGCTTGCTGGCGGCCAAGCCGGTGCACACACTGACTTCTTTATCAGCCTAACTGTTAATAAAGTGCACTCTTGCTGGAGAGTGCATTGCCTCACGTACCCTTGCATACCTCCAGACTGCAGGGTGGTGCCAGGAAACCCAAACTGGTCTAAAAGTCCTTCAGACCGAGCTAGACTTAGGGGTGATCCACAGCTTTAGTGGTTACTGGCCAGCTGACTAAGATACCAGCTGGTCACACTCTCACCATGACTACAATGTCTGCTGCAAACATTTTTCTAATACAATGGGTGGGATGTACTGTAAATAAGTTACTCCCAAGAGCACAAAAAGAACACACTTGCTCATCACACACGCTAAATATAATcattttagtttttagtttAATTCGCTATGTAACTTTCCATGCTGCAATACACAAGCTTGTCATTAGTGCTTTAAAATACTCCAGTCATAATTTCCATTCATTTTATATCTATTCAttgaattatatataattttaagtTAATATTCACATCACTGATTCCAGGTCAAACTCTAAGCAAGTTCAGAAACTTGAAACTGTAGATATGATATACATTCCTTATGGATTCTTTCCTCTGTCTGTACTTCACCGAGTCTACATGTACATTCCCCTTAATTTAAGCTACATAAATCACATACCCTCTGCACATATTATTGTAATGAATATAAATCGCCAAATATATTGCATACATGGTCTTTTACCCAGAAATATCTCGTTGAATTGGTGTTGAAGACATGTGTCACATTACATGGGACAAAGGACCCGAGGGCAGACattttgattaaataaaagaggttttattGAATTGAAACTAAACAGAGACTGGAAATAAAATGGACCACCAGGGATCTAAATGAGAGGAGTACTACAAGGAAGGCCACACACGGCAAGAAGGAGCAATGTTAACGAGCGGACTGGGGAACTCAGGACCGGAAAGCATGTATACTCATATATGGGGCTAACGAGGGAGCTaacgagaggcagctgggagtgatcAACATGTGAGTTaggaacaagaggtaagacAAATGAATAACAGGTATGGCTTGTTAGGGCCACgctagggaggagacaggagggtgagGTGGAAATGCTGGGCAGAATGTGACAGAATACCGGTATTAAGTATAatgatatttatatatgtagaattatatttctatattttttATTCTGACTTAGCAATAATAAagatttattttacttttgtgacttCCCTGCATATCTATGCATACACAATGTCTAAAGTCAATTTCACCTTGACATATGGAGGTGAAAACGCTGTATAGTGCCTACAGTATATGTGGTGCTATAAGGACACACTGCCCCTTGTCATCCTGACTTTTGTTCTATTTTGGTCCTGCTCATGAAATAACTCACAgttagaacaaaaaaataaataaaatcaggaGGACAAGGCCAGTTATTAATACTCCCTATAATATATAATGAAACTGTCAATGATAAGCCCATTTTACGTTTCATACTGTTCAACATTATTTGGGATAATGGCGGTTAACTAcattgttttgattttttttttttggcacacTTGGATACACCCCAGACATCTCTAAATATAAGGTTAAAGTAAATTTTGTATAATTGGGTGGTTCATTgctttttcaataaaaaaatgatGGTAGTACATAATACAGGTAGTACAGAATAACGGCGCCAGAATTCCTTTACAGTGAAATTGGGAAAGGGGGGGAAGAAATCACAACCAGGgactaatttttatatattccacacTATTTTATAGCGTTACTGACCGCTTTTATGCATACCGTAATATACATTCACTTAGTTACCAAGCACGGTTAGCACGCAATTTGCACAATTGCATCAGACGATAATGTAAGTTTAAATATTGAATTGATGCTATACCAGAGTTTCATTCATCTCCCACCATATCGCTGCCAAAGGCAAATTATGTGTAGCATAATGGGATTGGTGAAAACACCAATTGAAGATTGGGTAAAAATAACCCAAAACTTCAAATTTGACCATAAATTATTGAAGCTCAGTTACCCTGAGCTGGTTAGACCAGGCATACTAACTCTGATCGCTTAAGCGAAAAGCATCGTCAGCTGACATTCATGAGCAAATCATTTAAATTACAAGCTAAATTATAACATTTgacaccgccatctctaaaacTGTGAATGCTAACCCCGGACTCACCCCTATTGAgcaaatcattatttaaaaagaaaGGACAAAAAAACACTCATTAGATGTCGTACCTTCTGAAGCTGTCCCCGACCCAATTTATTGCAAAAAGTGTCCAGGTCTCAGTAAAACTTGGCATGACCAATGGAAAGGCAGCAGTTCGTGCGTCattgtattttaataaataagctCGCACTTACGTTCATTTCTTAGAAACGTTACACCTGTAGCATGCACTCGCCAACAAACAATGTTCTCTTAAACAAATGTCACAATATAGGCTTACACACCGTTGAGTTGAATGGTGGTAACATGCAATGAAATATCAAAAACTGTACATATAAACCCCAGATAATCTGCAGTTAGCTAAATCGTAACCTCGAGGAAATTCACTGGGAAAAAACGGTTTGCAACTTAATTATAGTATACAATCTTCAGATTACAAGTAGGGGGTTTCGTCCCTGATAATATCAAACCTGACTTctaattaaactgaaaatttaCGTGGTTCTTGAATTTAGGCGATGCTATGATCTTCACGTCACAATAACAAAATCAGATTTCGCCGAGacatcccccccctcctccttgcCCGGCCAGTGAGGGATCAAGTGCGCATTCTCCAGTAGGGGCGTCGCACTGAATGGGCTTTATGAGCCTGGGAACATGGCACTTTTCACGTAGCGCCAGGCAGGTCACCCAGCATTGCAAGAAGTGCTTGATTTAACACGTAAATGACAGCATCGGTAGGAAGTAACTCGACAGGAAACATTACAAAAGACAAGACAACATTTTCAAAGACAATCGCCAATACTTCCGAAGTCAGAGGTATGAGAGgtagggaggagacaggaggaccTGTCCACAGGTGTACGGAGCCCACTTCCACAAGTAGTGAAAAAATGACCGATAATGAAGACGGAGATCGAGCAGTCATCCCGTGTGCCCTGAGAAGACCACGAAGCAACCATCCAAAATCCAAAGAGCACAAACGCCTGAACACTCACAAGTTGGTCCTGCAGTATATAGTGCCATGCATGAATTCATACGGTCTTTGTATAGTGGACAATTTCCTCGGGAATAAAATTGGAGATCGAATTTTTCAAGAAGTCATACACCTTCAGCAGGATGGTAAACTGCAAGACGGGGAGCTGGCGTGCCCACAGTTTGGCAAAAGCAAGTCCATTCGGGGAGACAAAATTGCGTGGGTGGAGGGGAACGAAAGAGGTTGCGAAAACATAGGCTTTCTTCTAACAAAAATGGACAAACTCATCACGTACGCCGACGGCAAACTAGGAAAATACAAAATTAGGGGAAGACATAAGGTGGGTATAAATGCTTAATGTGAAACACTAGTATTTTTGATAAACAGAGTTTATGAGGACACTGACTTTTGAGGACTTAAAAGTGATCAGAACAGGGTGACGCAAAACaatgtataaatatttaaaagggcatttCAAAAGTAGGCTAATactgtacaaaaaattatattttgtgACGACACATacattatatttaatatatgaCAATGACTTACCTATCCAATTGAAGCATGTAAATACATAATTAACAATTAAATCAGCTGATTaacagaccttaaataaaaaatgattaTATCAACAGTAAGAAAAATGGCAACTAAATATTCTAACAAACGTGTAAATGAAACACTGAATAATGTACAAATATACAGAGATATGAAATATACTGCAGAGATAAAGTAGTAGagattattttattaaattacaAGTTTAAATGATCATTTTATTACGAAATGATAATGAACGTAAACGCGCTTACTTAATATTAGTAGTTGTGAGCATGTATTTCGtggttaaaaaataaacaatatttTGGTTTTCTGACGTGGAAAAAGGAGTGTTAGGCGCAGCCTGGGTTTTTGGCCATGTGCCACCCCCTGGTTTATAGCGAGCAGCGAGGGCTACATGCGTCTCGCGGAGTCCTCAATGGCGGAGGATAGCCCTGTATCGCTCACTCAAACAGACACTCCCTTTCCAGGCCTCCCCATTTTTTGCAGTATTACATAACTGATATTTTATACAGAATCTAATGTGTTTATACACACGATCGCATGTGTAATTTGAACTTCTTAATATTGCTGGTTTGGATGTGTTCAGAAATATCTGTCTAATAAATGCCTCAACGCGATTCCTCAATGAATCCAGTTTTAATATTACTAGAAGGTTGTGATATTGGCCGATATTTGCATTTGGGGCACAGAAAGTAAGTTACATTTATCTCGCTTTTATAAAAAAATCGCAAAAGTTGGTACCACGCAGAAAGTCGAAAGAGGATAAGCGTGACCCCGCCTCCGGAGGAGCTACAACACATCCTGCACGTTTCACTTCACAATACATATGCCTGTCTCTGTCGTGTTCTTTATAAACATGCCATTAACTTCATGAGCAGAGGAGAAACGAACAAGATCCCACTTTACTCCTATGAGATTTGCTGTATTTCTTCCGCAGCCTCTTCTCATCTTATCTGTTGTAGTAAATTGTTAGTTTGCTTGTAGCTGATACAGTGGACTTTGCGTGCATTTTAATTCAGCATTTAAACGCGTTTTTTGATTCTATTTTTTGCGGTACATATAACTAGTTTAAAATGCCTTTTCTCCAGCCTGTTACAGATGCAGATCTGGAGAGACTGGCTTTGGATCGGGTTGTACCTTGTTTGCTGAATTACGGTTTCTTTTATGTTGATAATTTTCTCGGAGACTTAGTCGGACGTTGCGTTTTGGACCAAGTGAAAGAAATCCACAATTCTGGTCTTTTACACGATGGCCAGCTTGCCGGTCGAAGGTATGGGGTTTCCAAAAGGCACGTCAGAGGCGATAAGATAGCATGGGTTAGTGGTACTGAAAAAGGCTGTGAAGCGATCAATTTCCTGCTTTCATTAATCGACAAGCTGGTAATGTTTTGCATCGGGAGACTTGGAAAGAACAACATCCGAGAAAGATCTAAGGTAAATATATTATTAATGTCATTAATGTCGATCTTAGGCATGTCGATACTTGCTAATTAAATCGTTTAATAAATCGCTACACTGTATTCCTGTTTGTAAatataatgttaaatataaTACGAAATgctataaaatattaaataaggTGAATCGTTGATCTCATGCCGTTCTTTAAGGGTCTTACCGGGCCTTTTCCCATATGTGGATCTTAGACTAAACATTTAGTTTAGGATATTACAGTGTCTGAACACGGTGAGTAAGTTAAATGGGCAAATGAACAAACTCAGCGATTCCTATCATATTTCCAACCCCTAAAAATTAATACGTAATATTATATAAGTATTAAGAGGTCAGACaggcacacatatatatataaataaacacacacactcgtcACAATATGCAAAGATTTTAATTTTAGTGTTCAGATCGCTCCTATTTATTCTGTTTACTTTCACTTGTCACAGTGTATTTTTCCTTCGGCTTTATTAGTCATCTGTGTTCTTTTACTCTGAGATAAGGCCCACCTCCCCTTTGcaactctgcagcaggtggttaAACCACATGTGCCGTGTCATTCCAAGTGTACGCAGTACAGTACGTGACTGCAGACACTGAGCAGAGCTGGGCCTTACGCGCTTCTGTTTACACACACAGGAAGCCGCGCTGTGCGGCAGGAAATGAAGCAGGCAACTGTTCAGGGCCACAGATCAGCTGCAGACTCCCATGTGCGTCCCTTTGAAGAATagtctggaaaaaaaagactgCACATATGCAAATTTGAAATGTGAAGTATTTCAGTGCTAGATGCTTATTGTGGAGTTATTGACAAAAATTTGTTTAGAATCCTATAGTTATTTTGAGTTATACTAAATTTTAGTTGTGTAAAATTGTGCAAATTAATATTGCCTGTTACATATAACACCATTTC from Brienomyrus brachyistius isolate T26 chromosome 14, BBRACH_0.4, whole genome shotgun sequence encodes the following:
- the egln3 gene encoding egl nine homolog 3 isoform X1, with amino-acid sequence MTASVGSNSTGNITKDKTTFSKTIANTSEVRGMRGREETGGPVHRCTEPTSTSSEKMTDNEDGDRAVIPCALRRPRSNHPKSKEHKRLNTHKLVLQYIVPCMNSYGLCIVDNFLGNKIGDRIFQEVIHLQQDGKLQDGELACPQFGKSKSIRGDKIAWVEGNERGCENIGFLLTKMDKLITYADGKLGKYKIRGRHKAMVACYPGNGAGYIKHVDNPNGDGRCVTCIYYLNKNWDAKEHGGVLRIFPEGKSYVADIEPLFDRLLFFWSDRRNPHEVQPSYTKRYAITVWYFDSEERAEAKRKFRDLTAISQDRSTS
- the egln3 gene encoding egl nine homolog 3 isoform X2; its protein translation is MPFLQPVTDADLERLALDRVVPCLLNYGFFYVDNFLGDLVGRCVLDQVKEIHNSGLLHDGQLAGRRYGVSKRHVRGDKIAWVSGTEKGCEAINFLLSLIDKLVMFCIGRLGKNNIRERSKAMVACYPGNGAGYIKHVDNPNGDGRCVTCIYYLNKNWDAKEHGGVLRIFPEGKSYVADIEPLFDRLLFFWSDRRNPHEVQPSYTKRYAITVWYFDSEERAEAKRKFRDLTAISQDRSTS